In Littorina saxatilis isolate snail1 unplaced genomic scaffold, US_GU_Lsax_2.0 scaffold_834, whole genome shotgun sequence, one genomic interval encodes:
- the LOC138954972 gene encoding uncharacterized protein yields MESCSSTKSTVLTSFSTRRMRGCSRHFKETCFKYGKRALIPGSLPTNHVLQKSVETPKTPARKPPVSRPPPPGCLLQLRGNTTGHPSACCTMVSLGEQQGTDTVGPDLSMIPLSPQQQLD; encoded by the exons ATGGAGAGCTGCTCTTCCACAAAATCAACCGTGCTGACAAGCTTTTCAACCCGAAGAATGCGAGGATGTTCCCGACATTTCAAAGAAACATGCTTCAAATACG GCAAGCGAGCACTCATTCCAGGAAGTCTGCCAACCAACCATGTGCTACAGAAGTCAGTAGAAACACCAAAGACTCCAGCCAGGAAACCCCCA gtcagtcgccccccacctcctggttgcctactacaacttcgaggaaatacgacaggacacccttcagcttgctgcaccatggtgtctcttggaGAACAGCAAGGAACAGATACAG ttggacctgacttgagcatgattccgttgtctccgcaacaacagcttgattga